The Arachis ipaensis cultivar K30076 chromosome B03, Araip1.1, whole genome shotgun sequence region CTTGAACGGAACGGTAAAAGATTGGTCACCTGctgctgctgttttttattcattCATGATTTATTCATGTTCCCTAATCAAGGTTTGGTGCACTTGAATTCCCAGTAACTTGATCGGATCTAAACCGTAGAAAAAGGCGTTTAAAAGTAAACCAAGTCAAATTCTGTTTGCATTTAGCCTTGGTATTGACTATCCATTGCGCTTCGGCAACCACCAATCAATGTCCCAATGGCTTCTACAGAAACAAAGCTAGCACTGATAATCTTTGCCAAATTATTCTTCTTTTCGAGTAACACTTTTAGTTTAGGTATTCATTGTGCAATTCAAATAATTGAACAGCTACTAAGTAATTTTTAGTCAGTATCCAAGTGACCGTCAGTTGTATTTATTTACACAAAAACATTTTATTGGTGAAAAAGCAAACAAAACTTTGAAGCATGATAAAAATCAATTACTTAGCATACAACACCTGCTAAAGGTAACTTATCGGCGATGCCTATCTCTAAATATCAAAGATACGACTAAAGAACAGCTCACTGCACTGAATCTCCCACCGTTATGGCGTACTTGGAGAATCAAATGTTACAACCTCAGCCCACCATGCGGAAAAGGCTATTGCCGCAACTTTGGCTCACAATATAACTCTGGTGTAAAAAGGAAAGATCATAATCACAGAAGTAAGTAGAATGGGAGCAGTAACAAATTAAGGCGGGTGAAAGGTGGGTCCGAAATTCGTACATCAGACCTGAAGAACCTCAAGCAGGCACCTGATTAGATTCTTGCAATCTCTTGATCGACTTCGCTCGCAACCTCTCCATGAAAGCAGGATTGGCTTGGAGCCTTCCCTTCACGTATGAAGCCCGTGCATCATCCACCAGTTTGTTAGCTTTGCCAGCCTCCTCAATGAGATTGAGAAGAGTTCTTAAGCAGTCCTTTCTGTTTTCTTCccgatgttcaaaccttcaaaatACAGAAAGGATTCCATACACAAATCACAAAATTGAACGAAATAGTCTATGAATGAAAATTATAGGTATAACACTTTACCTCTCGCTGGTAATTGTAAGCTCGTCTTTTCCTGGATGATATCGTTTCCCTACCAATTCTCTCAGCCGGCGAAACTGGTACTTTGAGAGTCCGAGCTCCTTCACAGTTACAGATAGTTTCACTTTCCTGTTCTTTGGATGCCAAGCATCACCACCAGGTGCAAAGACTACCCGTGTCTGCCACCGGAGAATTGGGCCTTCGCCAGGTGGGTCATCTAAATCCTTTTTCTTGTCTGGCACAGCTGTACCATCGAAATTTGCGGCCTCCTGTTTTTCCATTATCTTCATGTACTCCGCAACCATCTCATCCTCAAACTTCTTAAACTGTTCATAAGCTTCTTCGGGTTCCAGCTCTCCTCTCTCACACATGTCCCCAAGCTCATTAAATTTTATTTCCACCTTCTTTTTTATCTCATCTATATAAAATTTCACACCAAAACGAGAAATGAAAAAGCAGCATAATCAGCAAACATAAGCCACCCAATGTcgaatttgaaaactaaattttAACTCAAAAAATGCAAAGATAATAACAGAAAAGGCACAAGCAAGAAAATAAGAATTGGTGCCTACAGAATTATTGCCTTTCACACTGCACATTGGAGTTATTACTTATTACCAACCTATTTATAATAGCCCTGAATGTAATTAACACTGCACACTAAACTCCCTCATACTCTTAATAATTTTTAGAGCACTAGAGAGAATGAATGATGTATTAATCAGCACAATTTCTAAACAAGAATCGGCGGCATACCGGGGAGAAGTTTGTCCCAGCTGAGCATATCCTCGAGAATCTCTTCACACTCCTTGGTGTCCCTAAGGATGCCATGCTTGACCCCATCCTCAACGATCTCATCCCACTTCTTCTCGTCCATGTTGAAGAACTCATCCTTGACCATCCTCTTCATGACGATATCCCTGGCATTGTAGAGGTCATCGATCTCCTCATCAGTCTCCACTAGGTCCTCGAAATCGTCCTCGAAATCCTGGTCATCGACGTCATCGATGGGCTCCATACGAAGGCTGTCCATGAGCTCGTCGTCGGTGTCCTCGTGCTTCCCGGAGAGCTTCCGCAGCATGATTGCCTCCATGATGGACGGAAGAACCTGGTTATCGCCCTTGAAGTAACTCACCATCAACTCTTTCAGCTCTGCCAGAACCGAAAAGAATGCATAAATATACAGATTCATTTGGTGGATTTAGAGAGGGAAATGATTGAAAGGGGGCTTTGTGTACCTTTGTTGCTGACGTCCTTGATATCGAGGGCGGCGTCGTTTTTGGTTTCATTGGAGGAGTCGTTGGTGTCGGAGGAGAAGAGCCTGAGTCGGGGGCGGGTTGCGGCGGCGAAAGGAGAGGGGAGTGAGGTcgtggaggaagaagaaggaggagggggGCGGAGGAGAAGGTTGCGAGAGAAGAGGGAAGCACTTCGGAGAAGGGTGCGTCTCATGGCGGTGTCTAGGGTTTCACTTTCActgtcttttcttcttcttctttttatttaatttaatttgttaagaATTCATGCGAGTATAATGTAACCATGTTTTTTATTTCAAGGAAATATTATTGCAATATTGCATAGACTTATCAAAATTTACTTTATTGTCAGTGCCTCTAATATAACTATTAACAAAGTCAAAGCGTCATCAGTTAAAACTTAAAACCATAAAATATcacgattaaaaaaaaaaaaagatgaatgtTGCATTATTTGATGTTTCAGTAGTCATTACAGGGCATATACCAACTAGCCAACTATATTTTGATGTTTAGTTCGACATTTTTTCAGCAGCCATTAAGGTGCACGGCACTTGTTATAAACATAAACGTATCAAGAACAAGATCATGACCCCCTCTCCCCCAAAAGTATGTATCAGTTTGTTGTGGCTAATTTCctcattttaatatatataaaagaataagATATGAATATTTCAATTCAACCTCGCAATTTCCAACCTATCCTTATCCAGTTATCCTATTTACATTCTAACTGCTTTATCATATCACCAACTCATATTTTACAAAATGAATAACAAAATCATGATTGACCCCAATGACACCATAAAGAACACATTTAGTCTAACCCTCCTCCATTGGTCGTTTCCCTCTTGAGTCCGATGATTCCGCAACTCCCGagtttgttcttgttcttgttctagtTGCAGTTGGAGTAGTAGCACTAGTAGCAGTAACACTGGTTGTGTTGCTACTTGAATCAGAAGTCTGAGAATCCGAGGCACCGGAGGTACCAGGAGTGGCGGAGGACAATCCAGTATGCTGCCTGGGTCGTCTCCTGTATCTGGAACCAGGCACACCCGGTCTGGTAGGTTCTTCCATGTGGCCTGGCTTCCTAGACAGCATTACCACAACGCGCCTCATGTCGGGTCGTAGCTTTGGGTCGCCCTGAGTACACAGCAGACCAAGCTGAATGCACATTGCTACTTGTTCTGCTTCCATTGTGGATGCTAACACGGAATCCACAATTTCCAAGTTCCTCCCCTTCTTGTGCAGCTTGTATGTCTAGAATCAGACACAAAATAGACATCATTTAGAGTTGTTATGCAAATTCTAATTCATTTTTAGATATCCCTTATTGCtttgtgactgaaataaatttgTGAATTTAGCATGTAGTAGTGTCACTATTTCCTTTCTCTTGGGGTAACCTTACAACCAATCGATCataacttctttttctttctatgaaTAAAGTAGCTTTATTATCAACGATTCTAGATGGAATCAGATTATGTATCCATGAGGTAAGGGAGCAGTTTGTGGCGTTGGGGTTTGGTTTAAATTCTTTTTAGAAAAGATGTGATGGTGATTGGTGATGGGGTTATGAGTCAATCTCCGAATCAATGTTATTGAATTaactaaataattttaaaataacgAAAGATCTCCAAAACTCTATTGAAAAGTCAAGAAACGTCTACCTGTGTTTATtgattattattgtt contains the following coding sequences:
- the LOC107632069 gene encoding uncharacterized protein LOC107632069 is translated as MRRTLLRSASLFSRNLLLRPPPPSSSSTTSLPSPFAAATRPRLRLFSSDTNDSSNETKNDAALDIKDVSNKELKELMVSYFKGDNQVLPSIMEAIMLRKLSGKHEDTDDELMDSLRMEPIDDVDDQDFEDDFEDLVETDEEIDDLYNARDIVMKRMVKDEFFNMDEKKWDEIVEDGVKHGILRDTKECEEILEDMLSWDKLLPDEIKKKVEIKFNELGDMCERGELEPEEAYEQFKKFEDEMVAEYMKIMEKQEAANFDGTAVPDKKKDLDDPPGEGPILRWQTRVVFAPGGDAWHPKNRKVKLSVTVKELGLSKYQFRRLRELVGKRYHPGKDELTITSERFEHREENRKDCLRTLLNLIEEAGKANKLVDDARASYVKGRLQANPAFMERLRAKSIKRLQESNQVPA